The Planctomycetota bacterium genome window below encodes:
- a CDS encoding DUF11 domain-containing protein: MVGCRKQIWRSLAVLALWAPALTGCQTFDCSPPKIDPSGNRLFLAHDPKPPKFKPDPGPPSTLSNQAGVAVTPNRVVAPVGSEVVLKAAVCGPDGRTTRNQRVEWTVAPGSVGYIVTVGDYHGTVDQLCGYLTGGTSANKVSSNYAVNSTSTGDYCLNRGTPTKDDDVPVLAGQAWITVTSPVEGQSIVTAVAPKVYGWDQRQRSSVIEWLDAKWDFPPPSVNPVGARHTFTTSIVRHTNGAPLAGWRVRYEILDGPAAGFAPDGAQIVEVPTDALGQASIEMFQVQPAEGTNRVNVQVIRSPELSRDGTRLIVANATTQKIWGASELYVRTSGPTQAAVGATLNYKVEVRNAGSHTIRQAVASLPLPQGTSLLSTNPVASVTGSNLTWALGDLAPGQIRPLEVSLRADRFGTVNACVTVQTGEGKNAQDCATTTVVAPALAVVVTADPEQAPVGTVVTFTATVTNRGTAAATDVRIVELYDSGLRHNQTAANPIEAPVGTLQPGESKTISAKFIVMAPGQLCNTVDVISGNGLRAQGRGCVTGVPSASPAPIAPVPTTPTDPSLKPVLDIKKVGPTRRNVGDQAQFDILVSNTGRAKATNLKITDNSDLSLMAVEASNGHVDVGRDLQWTIDELPPGKGMKLSVTYRCTAPADNACSRNTVVCTEGVRADTQACVSIQPSQTPLSVTIDDGGDPRAVGSSIGYTVRVTNVSQVADARVQLAVTLSPELIPAPLGTSGPTNGQIANQTVQFEPLAQLAPQQTVVYRIQARAAKAGVARLQAQITSQNMAQPLVAEEPTTVQ, from the coding sequence ATGGTTGGTTGCAGGAAGCAAATCTGGCGCTCACTCGCCGTGCTGGCCCTCTGGGCGCCGGCATTGACGGGCTGTCAGACGTTTGATTGCTCGCCCCCCAAGATCGATCCGAGCGGCAATCGCCTCTTTCTGGCTCACGATCCCAAGCCGCCGAAGTTCAAGCCCGACCCCGGGCCGCCCAGCACCCTGTCCAATCAAGCCGGTGTGGCCGTCACGCCCAATCGCGTCGTCGCGCCGGTTGGTTCCGAAGTCGTCTTGAAAGCCGCCGTCTGCGGGCCCGATGGCCGGACCACGCGCAACCAGCGCGTCGAATGGACGGTCGCGCCGGGCAGCGTCGGCTACATCGTCACCGTCGGCGATTACCACGGCACCGTCGACCAGTTGTGCGGCTACCTGACCGGCGGCACCTCGGCCAATAAAGTCTCGAGCAACTACGCGGTCAACTCGACGTCGACCGGCGATTACTGTTTGAATCGCGGCACGCCGACCAAGGACGACGATGTGCCGGTGCTGGCGGGCCAGGCCTGGATCACGGTCACCTCGCCCGTCGAAGGTCAAAGCATCGTCACGGCCGTCGCGCCGAAGGTGTATGGCTGGGACCAGCGGCAACGCTCGTCGGTCATCGAATGGCTCGACGCCAAGTGGGACTTCCCGCCGCCAAGCGTCAATCCGGTCGGCGCGCGGCACACGTTCACCACCAGCATCGTCCGTCATACGAACGGCGCGCCCCTGGCCGGCTGGCGCGTGCGCTACGAGATTCTCGATGGCCCGGCGGCGGGCTTTGCTCCGGACGGGGCCCAGATTGTCGAGGTGCCGACCGACGCGCTGGGCCAGGCGAGCATCGAAATGTTCCAAGTCCAGCCCGCCGAAGGGACCAATCGGGTCAACGTCCAGGTCATCCGCTCGCCTGAGCTGAGCCGCGACGGCACTCGCTTGATCGTCGCCAACGCCACCACGCAAAAAATCTGGGGCGCTTCCGAGCTTTACGTTCGCACCAGCGGGCCGACCCAAGCCGCCGTCGGCGCGACGCTGAACTATAAAGTCGAAGTCCGCAACGCGGGCAGCCACACCATTCGCCAGGCGGTCGCATCGTTGCCCTTGCCGCAGGGCACGTCGCTGTTGAGCACGAACCCCGTGGCCAGTGTCACCGGCTCGAACCTGACCTGGGCGCTGGGCGACTTGGCCCCCGGCCAGATTCGTCCGCTGGAGGTGAGCCTGCGGGCCGATCGCTTCGGCACGGTCAACGCCTGTGTCACGGTCCAGACCGGCGAAGGAAAGAATGCGCAGGATTGCGCCACCACGACCGTTGTTGCCCCGGCCCTGGCCGTGGTGGTGACGGCCGATCCCGAACAAGCGCCGGTCGGCACCGTGGTCACGTTCACCGCCACGGTCACCAACCGCGGCACCGCGGCCGCCACCGACGTGCGCATTGTCGAGCTATACGACAGCGGCCTGCGTCACAACCAGACGGCGGCCAACCCCATCGAAGCCCCCGTCGGCACCTTGCAGCCGGGCGAGTCGAAGACGATTTCAGCCAAGTTCATCGTCATGGCCCCCGGCCAACTGTGCAACACGGTTGACGTGATCAGCGGCAACGGACTGCGCGCTCAAGGGCGCGGCTGCGTCACCGGTGTGCCGTCGGCAAGTCCAGCGCCGATTGCGCCGGTGCCGACGACGCCGACCGATCCCAGCCTGAAGCCGGTGCTCGACATCAAGAAGGTCGGCCCCACGCGCCGCAACGTCGGCGACCAAGCGCAGTTTGACATCCTGGTCTCAAACACGGGGCGCGCGAAGGCGACGAACCTGAAGATCACCGACAACAGCGACCTGTCGCTGATGGCGGTCGAAGCGTCGAATGGCCACGTTGACGTCGGCCGCGATCTGCAATGGACCATCGACGAGCTGCCGCCGGGCAAGGGGATGAAGCTGTCGGTCACCTATCGCTGCACCGCGCCGGCTGATAACGCCTGTTCGCGCAATACGGTCGTTTGCACCGAAGGGGTTCGGGCCGACACGCAGGCTTGTGTCTCGATTCAACCGTCGCAAACGCCGCTGAGCGTGACGATCGACGATGGCGGCGACCCGCGCGCCGTCGGCAGCAGCATCGGCTACACCGTCCGCGTCACCAATGTCAGCCAGGTGGCCGATGCTCGGGTGCAACTGGCCGTGACCTTGTCCCCCGAGTTGATCCCTGCGCCGCTCGGCACGTCGGGTCCGACGAATGGCCAGATCGCCAATCAGACCGTCCAGTTCGAGCCGCTGGCGCAACTGGCCCCGCAGCAAACGGTCGTCTATCGCATTCAAGCCCGGGCCGCCAAGGCGGGCGTGGCGCGATTGCAGGCGCAAATCACCAGCCAGAACATGGCCCAGCCGCTGGTGGCCGAAGAACCGACGACGGTGCAGTGA
- a CDS encoding UbiD family decarboxylase: protein MMHPSLRSAVDDLERGGHLRRVAAEIDPRLEAAYLQRRVYAAGGPALLLENVRGCQFPMVCNLFGSLARLRYLFRHTLAGVQQLVAMKVDPGAALRSPTKALSALPAAWRMLPRYVSRGPVLKHATTISKLPQLVSWPRDGGPFVTLPEVYTEDPDAPGWRRSNLGMYRVQLAGNQYAPDRHIGLHYQIHRGIGVHHTAARRRGQPLRVNVLVGGPPALAIAAVMPLPEGLSELSFAGALAGARVRLVKQANGPAVVADADFCISGTVEETLLPEGPFGDHLGYYSLAHDFPVLRVDRVTHRSGAIWPFTSVGRPPQEDTTFGEFIHELTGPVVPTLVPGVRAIHAVDAAGVHPLLLVIGSERYTPYLPTARPQELLTQANALLGQGQLSLAKYLLIVNGDDDPTLDLHDPARFLRHLLARVDWTHDLHFQTCTTIDTLDYSGSSLNAGSKVVIAAAGPPRRELPERIDGELSLPAGFADARLALPGVLCIAAPAYTAEGGHAQAEAFCAAFHAGSAINRFPLVVLVDNAEFAARNLSNWLWVVFTRSNPAVDIHGIESFTEHKHWGCRGALVIDARIKPHHAPPLEDDPAVVGRIESLAVHGGPLHGII from the coding sequence ATCATGCACCCTAGCTTGCGCAGCGCTGTCGATGATCTGGAGCGTGGCGGGCATTTGCGGCGGGTCGCGGCTGAGATCGATCCGCGGCTCGAAGCCGCCTATCTGCAACGCCGCGTCTATGCCGCCGGCGGGCCGGCCTTGCTGCTCGAAAACGTCCGCGGCTGCCAGTTCCCCATGGTCTGCAATTTGTTCGGCAGCCTGGCGCGTCTGCGCTATCTGTTTCGCCACACGCTGGCTGGCGTGCAACAACTGGTCGCGATGAAAGTCGACCCCGGCGCCGCGCTACGCAGCCCGACCAAGGCCCTCAGCGCGCTGCCGGCCGCGTGGCGGATGTTGCCGCGCTATGTGTCGCGCGGGCCGGTCCTGAAGCACGCGACCACGATCAGCAAGCTGCCGCAGCTTGTCTCGTGGCCGCGCGACGGCGGGCCGTTCGTCACCTTGCCCGAGGTTTATACCGAAGACCCCGACGCGCCGGGCTGGCGACGGTCGAACCTGGGGATGTATCGCGTGCAACTGGCCGGCAATCAGTACGCGCCCGATCGGCACATCGGCCTGCACTATCAGATTCATCGCGGCATCGGCGTTCATCACACCGCAGCGCGGCGGCGCGGCCAGCCGCTGCGCGTGAACGTCCTGGTCGGCGGCCCGCCGGCCTTGGCCATTGCCGCGGTCATGCCGCTGCCCGAGGGTTTAAGCGAACTCAGCTTTGCCGGCGCGCTGGCCGGCGCGCGCGTGCGATTGGTGAAACAGGCCAACGGACCCGCCGTCGTGGCCGACGCCGACTTTTGTATCTCGGGCACGGTTGAAGAGACGCTCTTGCCCGAGGGACCGTTCGGCGATCACTTGGGCTACTATTCGCTGGCTCACGACTTCCCCGTGCTGCGCGTCGATCGGGTGACGCACCGCTCGGGGGCGATCTGGCCTTTCACGTCGGTCGGCCGGCCGCCGCAAGAGGACACCACCTTCGGCGAGTTCATTCACGAGCTGACCGGCCCGGTCGTGCCGACACTGGTGCCGGGCGTGCGCGCGATTCATGCCGTCGACGCCGCCGGCGTCCATCCGCTGCTGCTGGTGATCGGCAGCGAACGCTACACGCCCTATTTGCCGACCGCGCGGCCGCAGGAGTTGTTGACCCAGGCCAATGCGCTGCTGGGGCAGGGGCAACTGTCGCTGGCCAAGTACCTGCTGATTGTCAACGGCGACGACGACCCGACGCTCGACTTGCACGATCCGGCCCGGTTCTTGCGACACCTGCTGGCGCGCGTCGACTGGACGCACGATCTGCATTTTCAGACCTGCACCACGATCGACACGCTCGACTACAGCGGCTCGTCACTGAACGCCGGTTCCAAGGTTGTGATCGCCGCCGCCGGCCCGCCGCGGCGCGAGCTGCCCGAGCGGATCGACGGCGAGCTTTCCCTGCCGGCCGGCTTTGCCGACGCGCGGTTGGCGCTCCCCGGTGTGCTGTGCATTGCGGCGCCGGCGTACACGGCCGAGGGGGGGCACGCCCAGGCCGAAGCGTTCTGCGCGGCATTCCACGCCGGCTCGGCGATCAACCGGTTCCCACTCGTCGTGTTGGTGGACAATGCCGAGTTCGCGGCGCGGAACCTGTCGAACTGGTTGTGGGTGGTGTTCACGCGCTCGAACCCGGCGGTCGACATCCACGGCATCGAGTCGTTCACCGAGCACAAGCACTGGGGTTGCCGCGGGGCATTGGTGATCGACGCGCGGATCAAGCCGCACCACGCTCCGCCGCTCGAAGACGATCCGGCGGTGGTCGGGCGGATCGAGTCGCTGGCCGTCCACGGCGGTCCCCTGCACGGGATCATTTGA
- the rfaD gene encoding ADP-glyceromanno-heptose 6-epimerase yields MILVTGGAGFIGSAMVWRLNQRGYDDILVVDELATSDKWKNLNPLAFADYWHKDELLRRVEQNTMPRIEAVVHLGACSSTTERDSDYLMKNNVAYSQALATWCLERGVRMVYASSAATYGDGAQGYVDDESAIDALRPLNQYGYSKQRFDLWARRTGALKKIVGLKFFNVFGPNEYHKQDMSSVVFKAYHQIVATGQVKLFRSYEANYADGGQMRDFVYVKDCVDVIDWLLEQKFGGLFNLGTGQAQTWNDLARAVFAALGRAAAIEYIDMPEALRGRYQYFTQADMRKLAATGCPVKFHTLEAAVEDYVQQYLHTAQPHLANDVTPTPAAIRPAA; encoded by the coding sequence ATGATTCTCGTTACCGGCGGAGCCGGGTTCATTGGCAGCGCCATGGTCTGGCGTCTGAACCAGCGCGGCTATGACGATATTCTGGTCGTCGATGAACTGGCCACCAGCGACAAGTGGAAGAACTTGAACCCGCTGGCGTTTGCCGACTATTGGCACAAGGACGAACTGCTACGCCGTGTCGAGCAGAACACCATGCCGCGGATCGAGGCCGTGGTCCACCTGGGGGCGTGCAGCAGCACGACCGAGCGCGACAGCGACTATCTGATGAAGAACAACGTCGCCTACTCCCAGGCTCTGGCGACCTGGTGCCTGGAGCGCGGCGTGCGGATGGTCTACGCCAGTAGCGCCGCCACCTATGGCGACGGCGCGCAAGGCTACGTTGACGACGAATCGGCCATCGACGCGCTGCGGCCGTTGAATCAATACGGCTACTCGAAGCAGCGGTTCGATCTGTGGGCCCGGCGAACCGGCGCGCTCAAGAAGATTGTCGGCCTGAAGTTCTTCAACGTCTTCGGGCCCAACGAATACCACAAGCAAGATATGTCGAGCGTGGTGTTCAAGGCCTATCACCAGATCGTCGCCACCGGCCAGGTGAAGCTGTTCCGCTCGTACGAGGCCAACTACGCCGACGGCGGGCAGATGCGCGACTTTGTCTACGTGAAGGACTGTGTCGACGTGATCGACTGGTTGCTCGAGCAAAAGTTCGGCGGGCTGTTCAACCTGGGGACGGGTCAGGCCCAGACTTGGAACGATCTGGCCCGGGCGGTGTTCGCGGCGCTCGGCCGCGCGGCGGCGATCGAGTACATCGACATGCCCGAGGCGCTCCGCGGCCGGTATCAGTATTTCACGCAAGCCGACATGCGAAAGCTCGCGGCCACCGGTTGCCCGGTGAAGTTCCACACGCTGGAAGCGGCGGTCGAGGATTACGTGCAGCAGTACCTGCACACCGCCCAGCCGCATTTGGCGAATGACGTCACGCCAACGCCGGCCGCCATCCGCCCCGCGGCGTGA
- a CDS encoding transposase, with the protein MPNYRRNFVPGGTYFFTVVTYRRRRILLDKTARTILGSVMRECKGQWTFKTEAIVLLPDHLHTIWTLPPQDLDYSRRWAWIKKEFTKRWLQAGGLVAEVSESWQQRRQRGVWQKRFWEHTIVDEEDFERHADYIHFNPVKHRLATNPRDWPHSSFHKWVKQGAYSLNWGANVAIGDMQATTGER; encoded by the coding sequence ATGCCCAATTACCGTCGCAACTTCGTTCCGGGCGGCACGTATTTCTTCACGGTCGTCACCTATCGACGCCGGCGCATTCTCCTGGACAAAACTGCCCGAACGATCCTCGGCTCGGTGATGCGCGAATGCAAGGGCCAATGGACGTTCAAAACGGAAGCAATCGTTTTACTCCCGGATCATTTGCACACGATCTGGACCTTGCCGCCGCAAGATTTGGACTATTCGCGCCGTTGGGCGTGGATCAAGAAGGAGTTCACCAAACGCTGGCTACAAGCCGGCGGGTTAGTCGCAGAAGTGAGCGAGTCATGGCAACAGCGACGACAACGAGGCGTGTGGCAAAAGCGTTTTTGGGAGCACACGATCGTGGATGAGGAGGATTTCGAGCGGCACGCCGATTACATCCACTTCAATCCGGTCAAGCACCGACTTGCGACGAACCCGCGTGATTGGCCTCATTCATCGTTTCACAAATGGGTCAAACAAGGCGCGTATTCTCTCAATTGGGGCGCGAATGTTGCGATAGGAGACATGCAAGCGACGACTGGGGAACGGTAG
- a CDS encoding DUF1501 domain-containing protein, translated as MLTVLGPINSGAKRFCDGVSRRSFLRIGALGMGAGALTLGDLLRLEAQAATNAAAPVRKLRHKAVINICLDGGPPHQDMWDIKTEAPSEIRGEFRPIDTKVSGIQIGEVFPQIAARMDKFAVIRSIVGANGRHDLVQCTSGWTLNDMRSLGGRPSLGSALSKLRGPVDPAIPPFIGLAAKTGHIEWSDPGTAGFLGPIHSAFRPDGEGLANMRRNETVSISRLGDRRELLTKFDRLRRELDSSGTMQAKDNYDRAAFEILASSKLVDALDLSKEDAAVRERYGTGKPFNYQYDGAPTENEHLLLARRLVEAGARCVTLSYGRWDSHGKNFDLVRDHGGKLDQCLSALIDDLDQRGMLNDVAIVVWGEFGRTPRINAQAGRDHWPQVSCALLAGGGLRTGQVIGATNRLGEVPKDRPVHFQEVFSTLYHTLGIDAATTTIADPSGRPQYLSEKPAMRELV; from the coding sequence ATGCTCACGGTCCTTGGCCCGATCAACTCGGGTGCAAAGCGATTCTGCGATGGCGTTTCGCGCCGCAGCTTTCTGCGAATTGGCGCGTTGGGCATGGGAGCCGGTGCGCTGACGCTAGGCGATTTGCTGCGCCTCGAGGCGCAGGCCGCCACCAACGCGGCCGCGCCGGTGCGCAAGCTGCGTCACAAGGCGGTGATCAATATCTGTCTCGATGGCGGGCCGCCGCATCAGGACATGTGGGACATCAAGACCGAAGCGCCGTCGGAAATCCGCGGCGAGTTCCGTCCGATCGATACCAAGGTGTCAGGCATTCAAATCGGCGAAGTCTTTCCGCAAATCGCCGCCCGCATGGACAAGTTCGCCGTCATCCGCTCGATCGTCGGCGCCAACGGGCGTCACGATCTGGTGCAGTGCACCTCGGGCTGGACGTTGAACGACATGCGCTCGCTCGGCGGACGACCGAGCCTTGGCTCGGCGTTGTCCAAGCTGCGCGGGCCGGTCGATCCCGCGATTCCGCCGTTCATTGGCCTGGCCGCCAAGACCGGCCACATTGAATGGTCCGATCCTGGCACGGCCGGCTTCCTGGGACCGATCCACTCGGCGTTTCGTCCCGACGGCGAAGGTCTGGCCAACATGCGCCGCAACGAAACGGTCAGCATCTCGCGCCTGGGCGACCGCCGCGAGTTGCTCACGAAGTTCGACCGGCTGCGCCGCGAGCTGGACAGCTCGGGCACCATGCAGGCCAAGGACAACTACGACCGGGCCGCGTTCGAAATCCTGGCCAGCAGCAAGCTCGTCGACGCCCTCGATCTGTCGAAAGAAGACGCCGCCGTTCGCGAGCGCTATGGCACCGGCAAGCCGTTCAACTATCAATACGACGGCGCGCCGACCGAGAATGAACACCTGCTGTTGGCGCGTCGGCTGGTCGAAGCCGGCGCGCGCTGTGTCACCCTGAGCTATGGCCGCTGGGACAGCCACGGCAAGAACTTCGACCTGGTCCGCGACCACGGCGGCAAGCTTGACCAGTGCCTATCGGCGCTGATCGACGACTTGGACCAGCGCGGCATGTTGAACGATGTGGCGATTGTGGTCTGGGGCGAGTTCGGCCGCACGCCGCGGATCAACGCCCAGGCCGGCCGCGACCACTGGCCGCAGGTGAGCTGCGCGTTGCTGGCCGGCGGCGGATTGCGCACCGGGCAAGTGATCGGCGCGACGAACCGATTGGGCGAAGTCCCCAAGGATCGGCCGGTCCATTTCCAAGAGGTCTTCTCGACCCTCTATCACACGCTGGGCATCGACGCGGCCACGACGACGATCGCCGACCCCTCCGGCCGCCCGCAATACCTGAGCGAAAAGCCAGCCATGCGCGAGTTGGTGTAA
- a CDS encoding sugar phosphate isomerase/epimerase, producing MGAAMGSSALPAAGAATAARDPKEPFGYCLNTSTIREQKLPLVDEIDLAAEAGYTAIEPWLREIEQYITNGGQLADLRKRLSDQGITVESAIGFAEWIVDDDARRAKGLEQAKRDFGLIAEIGGKRLAAPPAGATKETGMSLQKIADRYHALCELGMSFGVKPQVEVWGHSSTLGRLGESMYVVLESRHPAACLLPDVYHLHKGGSDFLGLQHLSSDTIQVFHVNDYPDAPRAELTDAHRVYPGDGVAPLDYIFRTLRDIGFTGYLSLELFNKEYWAQDAATVVKTGLEKTRAAVRKALST from the coding sequence ATGGGAGCCGCCATGGGAAGTTCCGCTCTGCCTGCCGCCGGCGCCGCAACCGCCGCGCGTGATCCCAAAGAACCGTTCGGCTACTGCCTGAACACCAGCACCATCCGCGAACAGAAGTTGCCGCTGGTCGACGAAATCGATCTGGCGGCCGAGGCCGGCTACACGGCCATCGAGCCCTGGCTGCGCGAGATCGAACAATACATCACCAACGGGGGCCAACTCGCCGACTTGCGCAAGCGGCTGAGCGATCAGGGGATCACGGTCGAAAGCGCGATCGGCTTTGCCGAGTGGATCGTCGACGATGACGCCCGCCGGGCCAAAGGTCTGGAGCAAGCCAAGCGCGACTTCGGTCTGATCGCCGAGATCGGCGGCAAGCGACTGGCCGCGCCGCCGGCCGGCGCGACCAAAGAGACCGGCATGAGCTTGCAGAAGATCGCCGATCGCTACCACGCGCTATGCGAGTTGGGAATGTCGTTCGGCGTCAAGCCGCAAGTCGAAGTCTGGGGGCACTCGTCAACGCTGGGACGCTTGGGCGAGTCGATGTACGTGGTGCTCGAAAGCCGGCACCCGGCGGCGTGTCTGCTGCCCGACGTCTATCACCTGCACAAAGGTGGCTCGGACTTCCTGGGCTTGCAGCACCTGAGCAGCGACACGATCCAGGTGTTTCATGTGAACGACTATCCCGACGCGCCGCGGGCCGAGTTGACCGACGCGCATCGCGTTTACCCGGGCGATGGCGTCGCGCCTCTCGACTACATTTTCCGGACACTGCGCGACATCGGCTTCACTGGCTACTTGTCGCTGGAACTGTTCAACAAAGAGTACTGGGCGCAGGACGCCGCCACGGTGGTCAAGACCGGGCTCGAAAAGACCCGCGCCGCGGTACGCAAGGCGCTGAGCACTTAG
- a CDS encoding SMC-Scp complex subunit ScpB — protein sequence MPNDNTPDRSPLSGLRSAPSDGGLSLDSLNQAFQAMLSGGSDPYEAAPADEPAGDATDAATTAEASAIAPHDADEDDRQLTPRSILEAMLFVGLPDHAPLEPAAVSGMMRGVRPEEIDEFVAELNAEYATNGSPYTIVSVGQGYRLELLAEFHSLRDKVLGRERQARLSSAAIEVLSLVAYHGPQTVEQLNKLRGIPSNHVISQLVRRQLLAVERESEKPRKLKYRTTDRFLQLYGLKSLDELPRPQDPEPR from the coding sequence ATGCCCAACGACAACACGCCAGATCGATCGCCACTCAGCGGCTTGCGCTCCGCGCCGAGCGATGGCGGGCTGTCGCTCGATAGCTTGAATCAGGCGTTTCAGGCGATGTTGTCCGGCGGCAGCGACCCGTACGAAGCGGCCCCCGCTGACGAGCCGGCCGGCGATGCGACCGACGCGGCAACCACCGCCGAAGCGTCCGCAATCGCGCCGCACGACGCCGACGAAGACGATCGCCAGCTTACGCCACGTTCGATTCTCGAAGCGATGCTGTTCGTCGGGCTACCCGACCATGCGCCGCTCGAACCGGCGGCGGTCTCGGGCATGATGCGGGGTGTGCGTCCCGAGGAGATCGACGAGTTCGTGGCCGAACTCAACGCCGAGTACGCGACGAACGGCTCGCCGTACACGATTGTCAGCGTCGGCCAGGGCTATCGGCTGGAACTGCTCGCCGAGTTCCACAGCCTGCGCGACAAGGTGCTTGGGCGCGAGCGGCAGGCCCGGCTCTCGTCGGCCGCGATTGAGGTGTTATCGCTGGTGGCGTATCACGGCCCGCAGACCGTCGAGCAACTGAACAAGCTGCGTGGCATTCCCAGCAATCACGTGATCTCGCAATTGGTCCGCCGGCAGCTTCTGGCGGTCGAGCGCGAAAGCGAAAAGCCGCGCAAGCTCAAGTACCGAACGACCGACCGGTTCCTGCAACTCTACGGCCTGAAGAGCCTCGACGAACTCCCGCGGCCGCAGGATCCAGAGCCGCGCTGA
- a CDS encoding sugar phosphate isomerase/epimerase has product MKFGMNMLLWTDHLTEAHRPILENLKQLGYDGVELPVFDLNPDKFAAMGLWLDDLGLKRTAVTVRGPDDNPISPDAKIRQQGVEKNKLTLECCQAVGAEVLCGPYHSTLGQFSGAGPTADEWRWGVESMRQTAEHASTCGVTLAVEYLNRFECYLLTSAASTAKFVREVEHPSCRMMYDTFHANIEEKNIAEAIRACAPYTVHVHISENDRSTPGQGHVDWDTTFDTLKAVDYDGWMTVEAFGLALPSLVAATKIWRRMYDSEEQLAREALKFMKAEWAKRN; this is encoded by the coding sequence ATGAAATTTGGCATGAACATGCTGCTGTGGACCGATCACCTGACCGAGGCGCATCGACCGATCCTCGAGAACCTCAAGCAACTCGGCTACGACGGCGTCGAGTTGCCGGTGTTCGATCTGAACCCCGACAAGTTCGCCGCGATGGGGCTGTGGCTCGACGACCTGGGGCTGAAGCGGACGGCCGTCACGGTGCGTGGCCCGGACGACAATCCCATCAGTCCCGACGCCAAGATTCGCCAGCAAGGGGTCGAGAAGAACAAGCTGACGCTCGAATGTTGCCAGGCCGTCGGGGCCGAAGTGTTGTGCGGGCCTTATCATTCGACCCTCGGTCAGTTTTCGGGGGCCGGCCCCACGGCCGACGAGTGGCGATGGGGCGTCGAGAGCATGCGGCAAACGGCCGAGCACGCTAGCACCTGCGGCGTGACGCTGGCGGTCGAATACCTGAACCGGTTCGAGTGCTATCTGCTCACCTCGGCTGCCAGCACGGCGAAGTTCGTCCGTGAAGTAGAACATCCGAGCTGTCGCATGATGTATGACACGTTCCACGCCAATATCGAGGAAAAGAACATTGCCGAGGCGATCCGCGCGTGCGCGCCGTACACCGTGCATGTGCATATCTCCGAGAACGACCGCAGCACGCCGGGGCAAGGGCACGTCGATTGGGACACCACGTTCGACACGTTGAAAGCGGTCGACTACGACGGCTGGATGACGGTCGAAGCCTTTGGATTGGCATTGCCCTCGCTGGTCGCAGCCACGAAAATCTGGCGGCGGATGTACGACAGCGAAGAACAACTCGCCCGCGAGGCCTTGAAGTTTATGAAGGCGGAGTGGGCGAAGCGGAATTAG
- a CDS encoding Gfo/Idh/MocA family oxidoreductase: MKKPLNIGMVGYGFMGRTHSNAYSQVGHFFDLEYQPVLKAVCARDPEKVRAFADNWGYQSVETDWRKLLERKDIDAVDICTPNNLHKEIAIAAAKAGKMILCEKPLAMNTAEGEEMCRAVEAAKVPNMVWYNYRRVPAVTMAKQLIDSGKLGRIFHYRALFLQDWTISADLPQGGAALWRLDAAAAGSGVTGDLLAHCIDTALWLNGSIDTVTAMTETFVKERKHNLTGKVEKVGIDDACAFLCRFHNGSLGTFESTRYARGHKALYTLEVNGEKASLRWDLHDLHRLQWFDHRDEGALRGWRSIHLSDGDQPYMKHWWVPGLQIGYEHTFIHQVADFLEGLSKGVPASPTFRDALESQKVCDAVLDSAKSGQWAKIG, from the coding sequence ATGAAGAAGCCGTTGAACATCGGCATGGTCGGCTATGGGTTCATGGGGCGCACCCACTCGAACGCCTATAGCCAGGTGGGGCACTTTTTCGACCTCGAATACCAGCCGGTCCTCAAGGCGGTCTGTGCGCGCGACCCGGAAAAGGTTCGCGCGTTCGCCGACAACTGGGGCTACCAGTCGGTCGAAACCGACTGGCGCAAGCTGCTCGAGCGGAAGGATATCGACGCGGTCGACATTTGCACGCCGAACAACTTGCACAAAGAGATCGCCATCGCCGCCGCCAAGGCCGGCAAGATGATCCTTTGTGAAAAGCCGCTGGCCATGAACACCGCCGAAGGCGAAGAGATGTGTCGCGCGGTCGAAGCGGCCAAGGTGCCGAACATGGTCTGGTACAACTACCGCCGCGTGCCGGCCGTGACCATGGCCAAGCAGTTGATCGACTCGGGCAAGCTGGGACGCATCTTCCACTACCGGGCGTTGTTCTTGCAGGACTGGACGATCTCGGCCGATCTGCCGCAGGGTGGCGCGGCACTGTGGCGCTTGGATGCCGCCGCCGCCGGCAGCGGCGTGACCGGCGACTTGCTGGCCCACTGCATCGACACCGCGCTGTGGCTGAACGGCTCGATCGACACCGTCACCGCCATGACCGAGACGTTCGTCAAAGAACGGAAGCACAATCTGACGGGCAAGGTGGAAAAGGTTGGCATCGACGACGCCTGCGCCTTCTTATGCCGGTTCCATAACGGCTCGCTGGGGACGTTTGAAAGCACGCGCTACGCCCGCGGTCACAAGGCGCTGTACACCTTGGAAGTCAACGGCGAGAAGGCATCGCTCCGGTGGGATCTGCACGATCTGCATCGACTGCAATGGTTCGATCACCGCGACGAGGGCGCGCTCCGCGGCTGGCGCAGCATTCACCTTTCGGACGGCGACCAGCCGTACATGAAGCACTGGTGGGTGCCGGGCCTGCAGATCGGCTACGAGCACACGTTCATTCACCAGGTGGCCGACTTCCTGGAAGGATTGAGCAAGGGTGTGCCAGCGTCGCCGACGTTCCGCGACGCGCTCGAATCGCAAAAGGTCTGCGACGCGGTCCTCGACAGCGCCAAGAGCGGCCAATGGGCCAAGATCGGGTAA